In Vanrija pseudolonga chromosome 4, complete sequence, a single window of DNA contains:
- the EFR3 gene encoding Protein EFR3, which produces MPCLPCMQLNPSLQILNECYPPPKDLLKSGPEFMPLSQDTSKLTYYATNKPSSLGKIGDELERRIAKEARASTGGYPKSRASLLISLVILHRLLTECKGEIGKFALQTMRMISSALDVKVYQKNDTDLEVAARAASCFKAFATFTDGAAIGVDDTLTDEYLGVLSKFAQMATTQHTSEKPDDEEQSRTRLVGLQALSSAAGSEAVFGSNVEFPRQVKIIVPALLTIISEAPLADLKDESSKKSPVGGDNVSPFFREFAVRKPINDRRAPSLHEHVPGEKGPGSEDVRSAALRCFYDLIGECQASQANTVLDVCFSFLDKVGWNDVERCCWLAERLTAAMLLQSRFVVPTRLVELLVNLPDDSPPTQKHSSVLAMITTILSSNVSLVGLAITDILASLLSVIIRRVGVDSRDALLPALVQCVSSLGTHIYYADQINDIVEEIALQILAVPASNPAQQETLRVLIYCITGVMKAADLGDQAEARVTSPISEKPIDKGKAPLLETPAIDTRRGLGRRNPIAPEVWQETLPLLCEASYPVRAAYVQAFVFYLETEMPRDRKPRPNEPNITRFCNAVMAAIYTLAISSKLGVAEALPTPPDSPHPIEKISDPVEKVTDAATSPSKAVSWNVNVIEPTPNGSLASKANPPAINVPIANANASTGAGNSGHTTPVSRKPLRGGRRVSLPLNRLESGANLTSFDNVATPFDYSAILRILDELNNCVPVAALLTAAPMLLALDRDAATELIRRPGDGRTGAWVIERKRACRETVAFAWRRLADRWGVASAVQLADKAINSLPEPFSVPDWRAPLSQDDVLPPPAEPAAFFRDQTEGESQSSSLPILDPAQLVTAFSTSPSVQATTGRDQASIARRFTSPWNVELAIKESLERYSSSAPDGELHGNAAEMLMAIPNSSYQSLGHPVSRSVDVADLRDALDGGGGDRGSVVNMPGSGANSFVSTATDVALGSSPDAKRPKPPKPDTKDILNQIFKDNDKRKAKTSNGPKVPPSADAPINV; this is translated from the exons atgccgtGCCTCCCGTGCATGCAGCTCAACCCGAGCTTGCAGATCCTCAACGAGTGCTATCCGCCCCCCAAGGACCTGCTCAAGTCGGGCCCAGAGTTCATGCCCCTGTCCCAGGACACGTCCAAGCTCACCTACTATGCGACCAACAAGCCAAGCAGCCTGGGCAAGattggcgacgagctcgagcgccgcatCGCCAAGGAGGCAAGAGCGAGCACTGGCGGCTACCCCAAGTCGCGGGC GTCCCTCCTCATCTCCCTCGTCATCCTTCACCGCCTGTTGACAGAGTGCAAGGGCGAGATTGGCAAGTTTGCGCTGCAGACAATGCGGATGATTTCCTCGGCCCTCGATGTCAAGGTGTACCAGAAGAACGACACggacctcgaggtcgccgcgcgcgcagcgagtTGCTTCAAGGCCTTCGCGACGTTcaccgacggcgccgcgatCGGCGTCGATGACACCCTGACGGACGAGTACCTCGGCGTGCTGTCCAAGTTTGCGCAGATGGCAACGACGCAGCACACGTCCGAGAagccagacgacgaggagcagagCCGTACCCGCCTTGTCGGGCTGCAGGCGCTCAGCTCCGCGGCAGGGAGTGAAGCAGTGTTCGGGAGCAACGTCGAGTTCCCGCGCCAGGTCAAGATCATCGTCCCCGCGCTCCTGACTATTATTTCAGAAGCGCCactcgccgacctcaaggacgAGTCGTCAAAGAAGAGCCCCGTGGGCGGCGATAACGTCTCGCCCTTCTTCCGCGAGTTTGCGGTCCGCAAGCCCATCAACGACCGCCGTGCGCCCAGCTTGCACGAGCACGTGCCGGGAGAGAAGGGCCCAGGGAGCGAAGATGTCCGCTCGGCGGCCCTCCGCTGCTTCTACGACCTCATCGGCGAGTGCCAGGCGTCCCAGGCCAACACAGTGCTCGACGTCTGCTTTAGcttcctcgacaaggtcggctggaacgacgtcgagcggtgctgctggctcgccgagcgcctcaccgccgccatgctcCTCCAGTCGCGTTTTGTCGTCCCCACTCGCctggtcgagctcctcgtcaacctcccCGACGACAGCCCGCCTACGCAAAAGCACTCTTCGGTGCTGGCCATGATCACGACTATTCTCAGCTCCAACGTCTCGCTCGTGGGCCTCGCAATCACCGATATCCTCGCCAGCCTCCTCAGCGTCATCATCCGCAGAGTTGGCGTCGATTcgcgcgacgccctcctccccgccctcgtccaGTGTGTCTCGTCTCTCGGCACGCACATCTACTACGCCGACCAGATCAacgacattgtcgaggaAATTGCCCTCCAGATCCTCGCAGTGCCGGCCTCCAACCCCGCACAGCAGGAGACCCTCCGCGTGCTCATCTACTGCATCACGGGCGTTATGAAGgctgccgacctcggcgaccagGCAGAGGCCCGCGTGACGAGCCCAATCTCTGAAAAGCCCATtgacaagggcaaggcgccgCTCCTCGAGACGCCCGCGATCGACactcgccgcggcctcggccgtcgcAACCCCATCGCGCCCGAGGTGTGGCAGGAGACTCTGCCGCTGCTGTGCGAAGCGTCGTACCCTGTCCGCGCGGCCTACGTCCAGGCCTTTGTCTTCTACCTCGAGACCGAGATGCCGCGCGACCGCAAGCCGCGCCCCAACGAGCCCAACATTACGCGCTTCTGTAACGCCGTCATGGCTGCGATTTACACCCTCGCCATCAgctccaagctcggcgtcgccgaggcgctgcccACCCCGCCGGACTCTCCCCACCCGATCGAGAAGATTTCCGACCCAGTGGAGAAGGTTACTGACGCCGCAACCTCCCCTTCCAAGGCCGTATCCTGGAACGTCAACGTCATCGAGCCCACGCCGAACGGTAGCCTCGCGAGCAAGGCCAACCCTCCTGCCATCAACGTGCCGatcgccaacgccaacgccagcaCGGGCGCGGGCAACTCGGGCCACACGACGCCGGTGTCTCGGAAACCcctccgcggcggccgccgtgTCTCCCTCCCGCTCAACCGCCTCGAGTCCGGCGCCAACCTCACGTCGTTTGACAACGTCGCCACGCCGTTCGACTACTCTGCCATTCTGAGGATTCTCGACGAACTCAACAACTGTGtgcccgtcgcggcgctccttaccgccgcgccgatgctcctcgcgctcgaccgcgacgccgccaccgagctTATCAGACGCCCTGGAGATGGCCGTACCGGTGCGTGGGTGatcgagcgcaagcgcgccTGCCGCGAGACTGTGGCCTTTgcgtggcgccgcctcgccgaccgtTGGGGCGTGGCCTCGGCTGTtcagctcgccgacaaggctATCAACTCGCTCCCCGAGCCCTTCTCCGTGCCAGACTGGCGCGCCCCACTCTCGCAGGACGACGTGCTCCCGCCCCCTGCCGAGCCCGCGGCCTTCTTCCGCGACCAGACCGAGGGCGAGTCGCAGTCGTCGAGCCTCCCGATTCTCgaccccgcccagctcgtcacggccttctccacctcgccctcggtaCAGGCCACCACTGGCCGCGACCAGGCAAGCATCGCCCGTCGCTTCACCTCGCCTTGGAATGTCGAGCTGGCCATCAAGGAGT CGCTCGAGCGTTACTCGTCTTCGGCccccgacggcgagctgcacgGCAACGCAGCCGAGATGCTCATGGCCATCCCAAACTCTTCGTACCAGTCCCTCGGGCACCCCGTGTCCCGCTCGGTCGACGTGGCCGACCTGcgtgacgcgctcgacggtgGCGGAGGTGACAGAGGCAGCGTGGTCAACATGCCTGGCTCGGGCGCAAACTCGTTTGTCAGCACGGCGACTGATGTGGCGCTGGGCTCGTCCCCAGACGCCAAGCGGCCCAAGCCACCAAAGCCCGACACAAAGGACATCCTCAACCAGATCTTCAAGGACAACGACAAGAGAAAGGCAAAGACGTCCAACGGACCAAAGGTGCCCCCGTCAGCCGATGCCCCCATCAATGTTTAG
- the cdc13_1 gene encoding G2/mitotic-specific cyclin cdc13, with protein MNRAANPRRVATRSSKVTDENAVPVRAGDKGAPSRLAPKAGALLQQPSKAGKILDNAKAGIKRERNVLGAVTNIRDNADDAKKPAKGAVKAEARPPLATRPSQTQQQQQTRPIAPVPHRTTKPFSTLDRNAADDVLVRSEMDVDKLAPALADDMLDMDDEATLGAMSDGDMEEEEEEYDDEDWLRMSDEEEYAAHAELDMVRKTFQDDIDLFDTTMVAEYADDIFAHMEELEIATMPNPRYMEFQTEIEWTMRTTLIDWLLQVHLRYHMLPETLWIAVNLVDRFLSVRVVSLNKLQLVGVTAMFIAAKYEEILAPSVDEFVYMTENGYSKEEILKGERIILQTLDFTISSYCSPYSWVRRISKADDYDIQTRTLSKFLMEVTLLDHRFLRCKPSMIAAVGMYLARKMLGGDWNEAFVFYSNFTESQLVSAAVMLCERLVEQGFEKVYVYKKYSNKKFLRASTFACDWAHNHAATTWSPRE; from the exons ATGAACAGG GCTGCAAACCCAAGGCGAGTTGCCACTCGTTCGTCAAAAGTCACCGACGAGAATGCCGTCCCAGTACGTGCTGGCGACAAGGGTGCTCCCAGTCGTCTGGCTCCCAAGGCCGGCGCCCTGCTGCAGCAGCCATCCAAGGCAGGCAAGATTCTTGACAACGCCAAGGCTGGCatcaagcgcgagcgcaacGTCTTAGGCGCGGTCACCAACATCAGG GACAATGCCGACGATGCAAAGAAGCCTG CAAAGGGCGCAGTCAAGGCGGAGGCTAGGCCACCATTGGCGACCCGCCCCTCGcagacgcagcagcagcagcagactCGCCCCATTGCACCTGTTCCTCATCGCACCACCAAGCCGTTCTCTACCCTCGACCGCAATGCCGCtgacgacgtcctcgtccgtTCAGAGATGGACGTTGACAAGCTGGCACCCGCCTTGGCAGACGACATGCTGGACATGGATGACGAGGCAACTCTTGGTGCTATGAGTGATGGTgacatggaggaggaggaagaggagtatgacgacgaggactggCTTCGCATgtccgacgaggaagagtatgccgcccatgccgagctcgacatggTCCGCAAGACCTTCCAGGACGACATCGACCTCTTTGACACCACCATGGTCGCCGAGTATGCCGACGACATCTTTGCGCACatggaggagctcgag ATCGCGACGATGCCGAACCCTCGGTACATGGAGTTCCAGACGGAGATTGAGTG GACGATGCGCACCACCCTTATCGACTGGTTGTTGCAAGTCCACCTCCGTTACCACATGCTTCCCGAGACTCTTTGGATCGCCGTCAACCTTGTCGACCGCTTCCTGTCGGTTCGTGTCGTCTCGCTCAACAAGCTCCAGCTCGTTGGTGTCACGGCCATGTTCATCGCCGCCAAGTACGAGGAGATTCTCGCCCCGAGTGTCGACGAGTTTGTCTACATGACCGAGAACGGCTACTCGAAGGAGGAGATTCTCAAGGGCGAGCGCATCATTCTGCAGACCCTCGACTTTACCATCTCGTCCTACTGCTCGCCATACTCGTGGGTTCGCCGCAtctccaaggccgacgactaCGATATTCAGACCCGTACCCTGTCCAAGTTCCTCATGGAGgtcaccctcctcgaccaccgcTTCCTGCGCTGCAAGCCAAGTATGATTGCCGCTGTTGGCATGTACCTGGCCCGCAAGATGCTTGGCGGTGACTGGAACGAAGCCTTTGTCTTCTACTCCAACTTTACCGAATCACAGCTCGTCTCGGCTGCAGTCATGCTCTGTGAGCGTCTTGTCGAGCAGGGCTTTGAGAAGGTCTACGTCTACAAGAAGTACTCGAACAAGAAGTTCCTTCGCGCGTCGACCTTTGCTTGTGACTGGGCTCACAACCATGCTGCGACTACTTGGTCTCCTAGAG AGTAA
- the GPA2 gene encoding Guanine nucleotide-binding protein alpha-2 subunit: MGGCFSSPGSRPKSPTSSWSRDIDKQLREEEKRMSREVKLLLLGAGASGKSTVLKQMRYLHRKPFSPGEVEDYRKIVFSNIVGGMRAVIDMMDELGMGVAHENRRFINLVDNEEPVNSGQPFPPRYFKALKSLWDDEGVQECYSKSYEYALPENTPYFYAHLDRLFDPEYKPTHDDILRVRSKTTGISETRFEINDMVFRLFDVGGQRSERRKWASCFEGVTSIIFLVSLSDYNSSIIEDRDSNGMIEALILWESIVNSQWFTRSSMILFLNKADLLKEKLADPKQQIATWWPEYPGKPGSFMDAVDYFKAKFRAVNRTQSKEIYIHITTATDSAQLKVVMAAVTDTIGK, translated from the exons ATGGGCGGCTGCTTCTCGTCTCCGGGATCCCGGCCCAAGTCAccaacgtcgtcgtggtccCGAGATATCGACaagcagctgcgcgag gaggagaagcgcatGTCCCGCGAGGTCAagctcctgctcctcggcgctggcgcctcgGGCAAGTCGACGGTCCTCAAGCAGATGCGCTACCTTCACCGCAAGCCGTTCAGCCCGGGTGAGGTGGAGGACTACCG CAAAATCGTCTTCTCCAACATTGTCGGCGGGATGCGCGCTGTCATCGATATGATGGACGAGCTGGGCATGGGAGTGGCACACGAGAACAGGAGATTCAtcaacctcgtcgacaatgagGAGCCCGTGAACAGTGGTCAGCCGTTCCCTCCGAGATACTTCAAGGCACTCAAGTCACTCTGGGACGATGAAGGCGTCCAGGAATGCTACTCGAAGAGCTATGAGTATGCCCTTCCTGAGAACACGCCCTA CTTTTACGCCCATCTGGACCGTCTCTTTGATCCAGAGTACAAGCCGACCCATGACGACATTCTGCGCGTGCGTTCCAAGACGACTGGTATCTCCGAGACGCGGTTCGAGATCAACGACATGGTGTTCAGGCTGTTTGATGTGGGCGGCCAGCGTAGCGAGCGCCGGAAATG GGCGTCGTGCTTTGAAGGCGTCACGTCGatcatcttcctcgtcagCTTGTCAGACTACAACTCGAGCATCATCGAGGACCGTGACTCGAACGGCATGATCGAGGCCCTCATTCTCTGGGAGTCGATTGTCAATTCCCAGT GGTTCACGAGGTCCTCAATGATCCTCTTCCTCAACAAGGCCGACCTTCTCAAGGAGAAGCTTGCGGACCCAAAGCAGCAGATCGCGACCTGGTGGCCAGAGTATCCGGGCAAGCCTGGGTCATTCATGGACGCGGTCGACTACTTCAAGGCCAAGTTCCGCGCAGTCAACCGTACCCAGTCCAAGGAGATTTACATCCA TatcacgacggcgacggacaGTGCGCAGCTCAAGGTCGTCATGGCGGCCGTGACGGACACGATTGGCAAGTAG
- the SPAC1F7.11c_4 gene encoding putative transcriptional regulatory protein, with protein sequence MSRPYEPHRAHSDPPFKRRGRQATACTECNRRKQKVGGWWGLASRSTHTHAQCNGLRPCHHCSRRNLGDECRFPDSRALKTPGTWGPGGKHPRSDDDDDLDDEDSEAEAGSGGGGGAHSSRGSGHSHSGSTSSISEGIHAISPGSHHASHAGSSSQGAAAGVPPGIATPRNRAHLHHPSPLEPFPFRRPQPSPGHAFALPLSFDRTDPDERGVKWSKDPPGPSGHHQERDTLAKQPQSGTAKHDHTLMQEGGAPGIGSLAIEGSGVERQFQFYGTSHFGPRLAAQVMNVVGKVTLNNSADISDSQYGRGHKRQARRFGDLTAAVTDGSMVYHIRQLDGQVPNRSLCERFTRAYFDKYNDQIDFLYKPDFCAKYDTFWRIRGEFEDLSKIDIRWFALFHIVLAFGVLLDREADESGDLLEEREELSLRLFLSARRALSETSSFCGESVDTVRAYGLLSLYLIVTRRVPEAWQTIGAAARAAQAQGMHIDGEVWRSVDGKEAELRRRLWAQLYILDRSISLFLGRPLAIQDGGFTIRLPANIDDDELPLVPRHNWPLTKITKSTFLILHYRLAQIIGRIQTNCFGLGRREHTEVMACERLMLDWSANLPPVFRLDAPDKSMDEAHPWLGFQRQSLSSKYYQARISLHRPYLLTQLNDPDMSSELRTSLDACVFSALAELSLRLSMREVDADPFDRFKWMTVASGFSPATVVGILLAYPKRLKQFNYAHIRALYTEYLEVERKTTRRDESLENEIRVLDMILQHADAVEGEMASNGGDLPRSRIHSRATTPGGLHSTLLPFPASTDDCAFPTADNVPAWANLLDHLGEPPPEPSLPWTGQVFDEYQ encoded by the exons ATGTCCCGCCCGTACGAGCCACACCGCGCACACTCTGATCCGCCGTTCAAGCGCCGCGGGCGGCAGGCGACAGCGTGTACAGAGTGCAACCGCCGTAAGCAaaaggtgggtgggtggtggggctTGGCTTCCCGCAGcactcacacacacgcccAGTGCAATGGCCTCCGCCCTTGCCACCACTGCTCACGCCGTAACCTCGGCGACGAATGCCGCTTTCCCGACAGCCGCGCACTCAAGACACCAGGCACCTGGGGACCAGGTGGCAAGCACCCCcggtccgacgacgacgacgacctcgacgacgaggactcgGAAGCCGAAGCagggagcggcggcggcggtggggcgCACTCGTCCCGTGGCTCTGGCCACTCGCACTCGggcagcacgagcagcatCTCTGAGGGGATCCACGCCATCTCCCCCGGATCGCACCACGCGTCGCATGCCGGCTCCAGCTCGCaaggggcagcggcaggggTACCGCCCGGAATCGCGACCCCGCGGAACCGCGCGCATCTGCACCATCCATCGCCGCTAGAACCATTCCCGTTTCGGCGCCCCCAGCCTTCTCCCGGGCACGCGTTTGCCCTCCCGCTGTCCTTTGACCGCACTGATCCGgatgagcgcggcgtcaagTGGAGCAAGGATCCACCTGGGCCCAGCGGCCACCACCAGGAACGCGACACGCTGGCCAAGCAGCCCCAAAGTGGCACTGCCAAACACGACCACACATTGATGCAGGAGGGCGGTGCGCCGGGTATCGGGTCGCTCGCGATCGAGGGAAGTGGCGTTGAGC gcCAGTTTCAGTTCTACGGCACGAGTCACTTTGGCCCGCGCCTTGCGGCCCAGGTCATGAAC GTCGTTGGCAAGGTCACACTCAACAACAGCGCAGATATCAGCGACTCGCAGTATGGACGCGGGCACAAGCGTCAGGCGCGGCGTTTCGGCGACCTCACAGCGGCGGTGACGGACGGGTCGATGGTGTACCATATCCGCCAGCTAGACGGGCAGGTGCCCAACCGCTCGTTGTGTGAGCGATTCACGCGCGCCTACTTTGACAAGTACAACGA CCAAATCGACTTTCTCTACAAGCCTGACTTTTGTGCAAAGTACGACACGTTCTGGCGGATCCGTGGCGAGTTTGAGGACCTCAGCAAGATTGATATCCGGTGGTTTGCGCTGTTCCACATTGTCCTGGCCTTTGGCGTGCTCCTAGACAGGGAGGCGGACGAGTCGGGCGATCTGCTcgaggagagggaggagCTGAGCCTCCGGTTGTTCCTgagcgcccggcgcgccctCTCAGAGACTTCTAGCTTTTgcggcgagtcggtcgacACTGTGCGGGCGTATGGTTTG CTCTCGCTCTACCTCATTGTCACGCGCCGTGTGCCAGAAGCATGGCAGACGATTGGGGCAGCGGCTCGCGCTGCCCAGGCGCAGGG AATGCACATTGACGGCGAGGTATGGCGCagcgtcgacggcaaggaggccgagctgcgtcgGAGGCTCTGGGCTC AGCTGTATATCCTCGATCG CTCCAtctccctcttcctcggccgcccACTCGCGATCCAAGACGGGGGCTTCACCATCCGCCTCCCCGCCAACATtgacgatgacgagctcCCCTTGGTCCCGCGGCACAACTGGCCCCTGACGAAGATCACGAAGTCGACCTTTTTGATCCTGCACtaccgcctcgcgcagatCATTGGGCGCATTCAGACCAACTGCTTCGGGCTCGGCAGGCGCGAGCACACCGAAGTCATGGCATGCGAGCGTCTCATGCTCGACTGGTCGGCCAACCTACCGCCCGTGTTCCGGCTCGACGCCCCTGACAAGTCGATGGACGAGGCGCACCCGTGGCTTGGATTCCAGCGCCAGAGCCTGTCGTCAAAGTACTACCAGGCGAGGATTTCCTTGCACCGCCCATACCTCCTCACGCAGCTCAATGACCCGGACATGAGCTCCGAGCTGCGGacgtcgctcgacgcgtgcGTCTTCAGTGCACTGGCTGAGCTCTCCCTCCGACTCAGCatgcgcgaggtcgacgcggaTCCATTTGACCGGTTCAAGTGGATGACG GTCGCCTCCGGCTTCTCCCCCGCCACAGTCGTCGGCATACTTCTCGCCTACCCCAAGCGTCTCAAGCAGTTCAACTACGCGCACATCCGCGCCCTGTACACCGAGTACCTCGAAGTCGAGCGCaagacgacacggcgcgATGAGTCCCTCGAGAATGAGATccgcgtgctcgacatgATCCTGCAacatgccgacgccgtcgaagGGGAGATGGCGTCGAACGGGGGCGACCTGCCACGGTCCAGGATCCACAGCCGTGCC ACAACACCGGGCGGACTGCACTCCACCCTCTTGCCCTTCCCGGCCAGCACGGATGACTG cgcatTCCCCACCGCCGACAATGTGCCCGCGTGGGCaaacctcctcgaccacctcggtgAGCCACCCCCCGAGCCGTCCCTCCCGTGGACTGGCCAGGTGTTTGACGAGTACCAGTGA